One Setaria italica strain Yugu1 chromosome II, Setaria_italica_v2.0, whole genome shotgun sequence DNA segment encodes these proteins:
- the LOC101757503 gene encoding uncharacterized protein LOC101757503, with amino-acid sequence MNHHLDKIGSEEMGLKVFHWLNRRMHPNTEYCTIHGNKAMEDKEDSVRQSVAEKDTEALLLRDVLLNGILAIGTLGHHVDSLCPDACIEEDDFLIMDGEEVVEEEKDEEEPRDDKVKEDAASTTAPSEPVVPVVEPAKMHSSSMKEDNFTCFVTEEILMHEMEDGGAANIQERPLLMVEKVEKVRTTLADLFAAEAFSSSAPGEKNCQDIVIVAGASTSKPTLCTEKMHQKKPRKPTPKPLKATRKLSRVMRKMLGKKIHPEQLNGRSNAEGPLTA; translated from the exons ATGAACCATCACCTGGACAAG attggttctGAAGAAATGGGCCTAAAG GTGTTTCATTGGCTGAATCGGAGGATGCATCCTAATACTGAGTACTGCACCATTCATGGGAACAAGG CCATGGAGGATAAGGAAGACTCTGTGCGTCAGAGTGTGGCTGAGAAAGACACTGAAGCCCTGCTGCTCCGTGATGTGCTTCTTAACGGTATACTTGCAATTGGCACACTTGGACATCACGTAGACTCCCTCTGTCCTGATGCCTGCATTGAAGAAGATGATTTCCTCATCATGGATGGGGAGGAAGTAGTTGAGGAAGAGAAAGATGAAGAGGAACCGAGGGATGATAAGGTCAAAGAAGATGCTGCATCGACAACAGCACCAAGTGAACCGGTAGTGCCTGTTGTTGAGCCTGCCAAGATGCATTCATCGTCGATGAAAGAAGACAATTTCACATGTTTCGTAACGGAAGAAATCCTGATGCATGAGATGGAAGATGGGGGTGCTGCTAATATCCAGGAACGACCACTTCTGATGGTAGAGAAAGTGGAGAAAGTAAGAACTACACTTGCTGATTTATTTGCAGCAGAAGCATTCTCATCTAGTGCTCCAGGGGAGAAGAATTGCCAGGATATCGTCATTGTTGCTGGGGCATCCACTTCGAAGCCTACATTGTGCACTGAAAAGATGCACCAAAAGAAACCAAGGAAGCCAACACCAAAGCCACTGAAAGCCACAAGAAAATTAAGTCGG GTCATGAGGAAGATGTTGGGGAAGAAGATCCACCCAGAGCAGCTCAATGGTCGTAGTAATGCAGAGGGCCCTCTTACTGCATGA